One window of the Nicotiana tabacum cultivar K326 chromosome 4, ASM71507v2, whole genome shotgun sequence genome contains the following:
- the LOC107766762 gene encoding protein EXPORTIN 1A isoform X3: MKNYISEVIVKLSSDEASLRREKLYISKLNITLVQILKHEWPARWRSFIPDLVAAAKTSETICENCMAILKLLSEEVFDFSRGEMTQQKIKELKQSLNSEFQLIHELCLYVLSASQRTELIRATLATLHAFLSWIPLGYIFESTLLETLLKLFPMPAYRNLTLQCLTEVAALNFGEFYNDQYVKKYTIFMVQLQTILPPNTNIPEAYANGSNEEQAFIQNLALFFTSFFKSHIRVLETSQENINALLLGLEYLINISYVDDTEVFKVCLDYWNSLVLELFEAHHNLDNPAMTANMMGLQQIPLLSGMADGLGAQLMQRRQLYAGPMSKLRLLMISRMAKPEEVLIVEDENGNIVRETMKDNDVLVQYKIMRETLIYLSHLDHDDTEKQMLKKLSKQLNGEDWSWNNLNTLCWAIGSISGSMLEEQENRFLVMVIRDLLNLCEITKGKDNKAVIASNIMYVVGQYPRFLRAHWKFLKTVVNKLFEFMHETHPGVQDMACDTFLKIVQKCKRKFVVVQVGENEPFVSELLTTLPTTIADLEPHQIHAFYESVGQMIQAEPDPQKRDEYLQRLMVLPNQRWTEIIGQARQSVDYLKDQDVIRAVLNILQTNTSAASSLGTYFLPQITLIFLDMLNVYRMYSELISTSIGQGGPFASRTSIVKLLRSVKRETLKLIETFLDKAEDQPHIGKQFVPPMMDPVLGDYARNVPDARESEVLSLFATIINKYKGAMIEDVPRIFEAVFQCTLEMITKNFEDYPEHRLKFFSLLRAIATHCFPALIRLSSEQLKLVMDSIIWAFRHTERNIAETGLNLLLEMLKNFQASEFANQFYRTYFLTIEQEIFAVLTDTFHKPGFKLHVLVLQHLFCLVESSILTEPLWDASTVPYPYPNNAMFVREYTIKLLSTSFPNMTSAEVTQFVSGLFESTNDLPTFKNHIRDFLVQSKEFSSQDNKDLFAEEAAAQRERERQRMLSIPGLIAPNEIQDEMVDS, from the exons ATGAAAAACTATATATCTGAAGTTATTGTGAAG CTTTCCAGTGATGAAGCATCTCTTCGGCGGGAAAAGCTGTATATTAGCAAGCTAAACATAACATTGGTTCAG ATTTTGAAGCATGAGTGGCCTGCAAGATGGAGAAGCTTCATTCCTGACTTAGTTGCAGCCGCAAAGACAAGCGAAACTATATGTGAAAACTGCATGGCCATATTGAAG CTTCTAAGCGAGGAAGTTTTTGATTTCTCGAGGGGTGAAATGACTCAACAAAAGATTAAGGAGCTCAAACAATCTTTAAACAG CGAGTTTCAACTCATCCATGAGCTATGCTTGTATGTGCTATCAGCATCCCAAAGAACCGAGCTCATCAGGGCTACTCTTGCTACACTCCATGCTTTCCTTTCATGGATTCCACTTGGCTATATTTTTGAATCAACACTG CTGGAAACCCTGCTTAAACTTTTCCCCATGCCAGCTTATCGCAACCTCACACTTCAGTGTCTAACAGAG GTTGCTGCCCTTAATTTTGGGGAGTTTTATAACGACCAGTACGTCAAGAAGTACACCATATTCATGGTGCAGTTGCAG ACTATTCTTCCTCCCAACACAAACATTCCCGAGGCCTATGCAAATGGAAGCAATGAAGAGCAG GCATTCATTCAAAATCTGGCATTGTTTTTTACGTCATTTTTTAAG TCTCATATACGTGTGCTAGAAACATCACAAGAGAATATAAATGCCCTCCTGTTGGGACTTGAGTATCTTATCAACATCTCGTACGTGGATGACACAGAGGTTTTTAAG GTTTGCTTGGATTACTGGAATTCCTTAGTTCTTGAGTTGTTTGAAGCGCATCATAATCTTGACAATCCTGCAATGACTGCAAATATGATGGGGCTTCAA CAGATACCATTGCTTTCCGGTATGGCTGATGGTCTTGGAGCGCAACTTATGCAGAGGAGACAACTTTATGCTGGTCCAATGTCCAAATTGAGGTTACTTATGATATCTCGTATGGCAAAACCTGAAGAAGTTCTCATTGTTGAAGATGAAAATGGGAACATTGTCCGTGAAACTATGAAGGACAATGACGTCCTTGTGCAATACAAG ATCATGAGGGAAACTTTGATCTACTTGTCACATCTTGATCACGACGATACCGAAAAGCAG ATGCTGAAGAAACTTAGCAAACAACTCAATGGGGAGGATTGGTCGTGGAACAATCTAAATACATTATGTTGGGCAATTGGGTCCATATCTGGGTCGATGCTGGAAGAGCAG GAGAACAGATTTCTTGTCATGGTGATACGCGATTTGCTAAACCTATGTGAAATCACCAAAGGGAAAGACAACAAAGCTGTAATTGCAAGTAATATAAT GTATGTGGTTGGGCAATATCCTAGATTTTTGAGAGCTCATTGGAAGTTCTTGAAGACTGTTGTGAACAAATTGTTCGAGTTCATGCATGAAACACATCCTGGAGTGCAG GATATGGCCTGTGATACATTTTTGAAAATCGTTCAGAAGTGCAAGCGCAAGTTTGTTGTAGTCCAG GTTGGAGAAAATGAGCCATTTGTCTCGGAGCTCCTAACCACTCTCCCGACAACTATTGCAGATTTAGAACCTCATCAGATTCATGCCTTCTACGAATCT GTTGGTCAAATGATTCAAGCAGAGCCTGATCCCCAAAAAAGAGATGAGTATCTGCAGAGGTTGATGGTGCTTCCAAATCAG AGATGGACTGAAATTATAGGACAGGCACGACAAAGCGTGGACTATCTTAAAGATCAAGATGTTATCCGAGCTGTGCTAAATATATTGCAG ACTAATACAAGTGCTGCTAGCTCACTTGGGACTTATTTCTTACCTCAAATTACTCTCATCTTTTTGGACATGCTCAATGTTTATAG AATGTACAGTGAGCTTATATCTACAAGCATAGGACAAGGAGGGCCCTTTGCCTCAAGGACATCCATTGTGAAACTCTTGCG CTCGGTAAAAAGGGAAACATTAAAGCTTATTGAAACATTTTTGGACAAGGCCGAAGATCAACCACATATCGGGAAGCAATTTGTGCCACCAATGATGGACCCAGTTTTAGGAGACTATGCAAGGAATGTGCCTGATGCTAGGGAATCTGAAGTTCTCTCGCTTTTTGCAACAATTATTAACAA GTACAAGGGTGCTATGATTGAGGATGTCCCTCGCATTTTTGAAGCTGTTTTCCAGTGTACTCTGGAG ATGATTACAAAAAACTTTGAAGATTATCCAGAGCATCGGCTTAAGTTCTTTTCGTTACTTCGTGCAATTGCTACACATTGTTTTCCTGCTTTGATACGGCTGTCGAGCGAG CAACTAAAACTTGTTATGGATTCTATAATATGGGCGTTTCGGCACACAGAGAGGAACATTGCTGAGACTGGACTTAATCTCTTGCTGGAAATGCTAAAAAATTTTCAG GCTTCTGAATTTGCTAACCAGTTTTATAGGACTTACTTTTTGACGATCGAGCAAGAAATTTTTGCTGTACTAACAGATACGTTTCATAAGCCTGGGTTTAAATTGCATGTATTGGTGCTACAGCATTTGTTTTGCCTG GTGGAGTCTAGCATATTGACTGAGCCACTATGGGATGCATCAACAGTACCTTATCCATATCCAAATAATGCAATGTTTGTTCGTGAATACACCATTAAACTTCTTAGTACATCCTTCCCCAACATGACATCAGCTGAA GTGACTCAGTTTGTCAGTGGGCTATTTGAGTCAACAAATGACCTTCCCACATTCAAGAATCACATAAGGGACTTCCTCGTTCAATCAAAAGAGTTCTCCTCTCAG GACAATAAGGACCTTTTTGCCGAGGAAGCAGCTGCTCAGAGAGAAAGGGAACGACAGCGAATGCTTTCTATTCCCGGTCTAATTGCACCTAATGAGATACAGGATGAAATGGTGGACTCATGA